Proteins encoded by one window of Cannabis sativa cultivar Pink pepper isolate KNU-18-1 chromosome 4, ASM2916894v1, whole genome shotgun sequence:
- the LOC115715189 gene encoding organelle RRM domain-containing protein 6, chloroplastic, whose protein sequence is MAAEMVANLQFTGFPTPINSTITARKFYLGRSPFSFSSSSSQPECSLSRTSFPSLSLKFRHGRSSVSASTSSSSSTNAKASTKLYVSGLSFRTTEESLRNAFENFGQLVEVNLVMDKIAKRPRGFAFLSYETEEESKKAIEGMHGKFLDGRVIFVELAKPRSELNQRPKQSPGRY, encoded by the exons ATGGCAGCAGAAATGGTTGCCAACCTTCAGTTCACAGGCTTTCCAACTCCAATAAATTCTACCATAACCGCACGAAAATTCTATCTGGGCAGGTCGccgttttctttttcttcttcttcttcgcaACCAGAATGCAGTCTCAGTAGGACCTCATTCCCTTCCTTGTCTTTAAAATTCAGACATGGTCGCTCCTCTGTTTCGGCctctacttcttcttcttcttcgacgAACGCGAAAGCTTCTACTAAGCTCTACGTCAGTG GGCTCTCATTCCGCACCACAGAAGAGAGTTTAAGAAATGCTTTCGAAAATTTTGGGCAGCTTGTTGAAG TCAATTTGGTGATGGATAAAATAGCAAAAAGGCCAAGAGGGTTTGCTTTCCTTAGCTATGAAACTGAGGAAGAATCTAAAAAGGCTATTGAGGGAATGCACGGAAAG TTTTTGGACGGAAGGGTAATATTTGTTGAATTGGCAAAACCTAGATCTGAGCTCAATCAAAGACCCAAACAAAGCCCTGGACGGTATTGA